Sequence from the Sphingomicrobium clamense genome:
CCCACACCGCGATGACGCGGACCTTTTCGCCGTCGCCCGCCTCGGTCCACAATTCCTTGCCGAGCCGGCCGGAGTTGTGCGCGATAACCCCGCCCGCGGCGGAGAGGATATGGCCGGTGGAGCGGTAATTCTGTTCAAGCCGGATGATCTTGGCGCCGGGAAAATCCTTTTCGAAGCGCAGGATGTTGGCGACCTCCGCCCCGCGCCAGGAGTAGATGGACTGGTCGTCGTCGCCCACGACGCAGATATTGTTGCGCGGGGTCGCGAGCAGCCGCAGCCAATCATATTGCGCCGCATTGGTGTCTTGATATTCGTCGACGAGGATGTAGCGGAAGCGGTCTCGATACTGCTCGACTACGTCCTCGTGACCCTTGAAGATGGTGAGCATGTGCAGCAGCAGGTCGCCGAAATCGGCGGCGTTCACCTGTTTGAGCCGCTCCTGATATTGCGCGTAGAGCTCGGCGCCCTTGCCGTTGGCGAAGGCCTCGCTCTCCGCCGCGTCGATATGCTTCGGCGTCCAGCCCCTATTCTTCCACTTGTCGATCAGCCCGGCGAGCTGGCGCGCGGGCCAACGCTTGATGTCGAGCCGGTTGGCCTCGATCAGTTGCTTCAAGAGCCGGAGTTGGTCGTCCGTGTCGATGATCGTGAAGTTGCTTTGCAAGCCCACGAGTTCGGCATGGCTGCGCAGCATGCGCGCACAGACACTGTGGAAAGTGCCGAGATAGGGCATGCCCTCGACCGCGCCGCCGGTGATCTGGCTGACCCGCTCCTTCATCTCGCGCGCGGCCTTGTTGGTGAAGGTCACCGCCAGGATCTGGCTCGGCCAGGCGAGCCGCTGCGCGATGAGGTGGGCGAGGCGGGCGGTCAGCGCCGCCGTCTTCCCTGTCCCCGCACCCGCGAGCAGCAGCACCGGGCCCTCGGTCGTCAGCACGGCTTCGCGCTGCGGCGGGTTGAGGCCGGCGATGTAGGCGGGCTCTTGGGTGGGGGGAGGAGCGGATTCGGTCACTGGTGACAGGTAGGGCGGGGAGAACATTCGGGCAACCCCGTCCTTTGGCCGGCGACTCGGGGGCGACTCGCGGTGCGATTCGAGTCGGAATGGCGTCGAATCCTGTTGCGAATCGGCTTGGCGCGGGGTAGGGGCGCGGCTGAAATGGGGTGCTGCCCCCAGATTTCCCCGACTTGTGCACGATATCCCCGTTATCCACAGGCTGAATCGCCTTTTTGGCCATTGTGACTCGCTCCGGGTCGATGCATAAATAATGACGTGATCGGGACGAACCGCCCGGCCCCTTCGGGGGAAGGAAACGGAAGTTCCGATCTCCGCCGGCAGGCGATGGGATTGCCCATCCAACTGCTTGCGATCACCCGGGAAGTGGGCTCTTCGGAGCTGGTTCCAGATGGGGAGCGTAAGTGGGGGCAATACCGGACCAGCCGGTCAGAGGCGCCGGAAGAGCCAGGAGCTCTAGACGCTGCGCCGGATGACCCTTCGGGGTCGGATGGCTGCGCGACAAGAACCTGGCCCAAGAAGGGCCGCTGAACGCCGGATGGCTGCGTGCGACCTTCGGGTCAATCGGGCCACCAAGTCCGGAAGAGAAGCGAGGCCAGTCGCAAGTCTGGCAAGCGCACTCGGAAGGAACTGGAGGCTCCCCTTGTGGGAGGACATTCGGTCCGGAAGCGACGCCTGAGCGGTGACGCAAGAGGCGCGGGAGCGCAAAGTCCTTCGGGACGGAGCGAAGATGCGAAACTCGGCAGAGCTTAGCTCGGCGCAGTGGGGACCAGCAGCAATGCTGGTCCCCATTTCCGTTTGGGGACCCTGAGAAAATAGGCGCACGACAAGCGCCCACGAAAAAGGGCCGCCCGGGGGCAGCCCTTCCTCCATGAAATTCGCGAATGGACTAGACGGCGGTCGGCATGATGCCGCTCACCGGCTGGCCCGTCCGGGCAATTTCGGTCTGCGCGGTCTGGATGACCTGGCGCGTCTGCGGCGACAGCTCGTCCTGCGACAATGCAGCGTCGAACTTTTCCTTCAGATAGTTTTCGCCGGTCTCGATCTCGTTGCAGATCGCCTGGCGGTCCGAACCGGTCACGGCGTCCTTGAGGCCGAGATAGGTGCGATGCATCGCGCCGAGGATCGAGCCTTCGTCGCGCTTCTCGCCGCCATTGGCGACCAGTTGCGACTGCAGGCTTTCGAGGACCTTGGTGCGCTCCTGCGCGCATTCGCGGAAAGTGGCGGCAAGCTGCGGGTCGTCGACCTTTTCGGCGCTGTCGCGATAGCCTTCGATGCTGTCGCAAGTGGTCGCGATCAGCGTGTCGAGGGTTTCGATGTCTTTGTTGTTCTTGTCGAACATGGGCGTACTCCTTGGGTTACTGTGTGGCTATTCAACGCTTATGGCGGTTGCGCGATGCTCGGTTCGGCGCGGCCTCCCACTCGGACAGGCGCAAAGCGCCCGCTAGGCGCAGCGAAAGAAGTGCGTCATAAGGTGGATCGTGAAACGCCGCCCGACCGAAATCCCCTACATCCCCAAGGACAAGCGCCGATCGCGCCTGGCCCCGCGCGAGGGCGGGAAGATCCTCAAGCGCAACAAGGGGGTCGAGGCGCTCAGGCGCACCGATACCAAGAAGGATCCGGAGAAAGCCAAGAATGGCTGTGGCTGCGCCTTCTTCCTGATCGTCGGGCTGTTCGCGTTTGCCGACCAGATCGTCGAATTCGTGGGCGACGTGTTCGACGGGGAGGGGCCGCGGATCGTGACGACGCCGCCGCCGCCGCCCGTCCAGGAACCGCCGACCACGATCATCCTCGAAGAGGGCGTCGCGCAGGCACCGCGCGGCGACGTGCGCGGCGTGTTCACGCCTGACGACTATCCCACCGCCTCGCTGCGCGCCGAAGAGGAGGGCACGGTGCGCGCGATCGTCTCGGTCGGAACGGACGGCGTTCCAACGGCCTGCGACGTCACCCAGTCGAGCGGCTATGCGCGGCTCGATGCGACGACCTGCAGTATCATCCTCGAACGCGCCCGCTTCGCCCCCGCGCTCGACGCTGAAGGTCAGCCGGTCGAAGGCACCTATTCGACCCCGCCGATCCGCTGGGAAATCCCTTCAAGCTAAGCCGGACGTTGGTCGACCGGCTCTTGCGGGTTGCGCGCGGCTGTGAAAGCCTGCGTCCGACAGAGGGAGAAGAAACATGCGCATGATGATGATGGCCGCGTTGGCGGTGGTGGCGACGCCGGTTGCCGCGCAGGATGTTTCGATTGCCGAGGCGGTCGCGAACGTCGAGGCGCGCAGCGAGAGCAATGTCGCGATGGACGAGAACCGCCACCCTACGCAGATGCTCGACTTCCTCGGACTTAAGGCGGGGATGGACGTGCTCGATATTGCGGGCGCCAATCTCTATTGGGCCGAGATCATGGCGCCGGTCGTCGGCGATACGGGCAGCATCGTGATCTGGAGCCCCAACCAGTTCTATTCCGATGAAGCGAAGGCCCGTCTGGCGGAATTTTCCGCGCGGAACCCGCGGGTTGTCGGCATCAACAGCGAGTTCGAGACGCCGATGCTCGGCACGAACCGCTACGACTTCCTGCTGATCAATCTCGACTATCACGACGCCTATTGGGAGAGCGAGCGCTTCGGGATCGAGCGGATGGAGCCGCGCGCCTGGGCCAAGCGGCTCTACGACGCGCTCGAACCTGGCGGAGTGATGGGGCTGGCCGACCATAGCGCGAAGCCCGGCGCCGACCCGCGCGCCTCGGTCGAGGCCGCGCACCGGATCGACCCGGCCGTCGTGCGCGCGGACATGGAGGCGGTCGGGTTCGTGTTCGAGGCCGACAGCGACCTGCTCGCCAACGCCGACGACGATTTGGAAACCAACGTCTTCGACCCCGCCATCCGCGGAAAGACCGACCGTTTCCTGATGCGGTTCAGAAAGCCGGAGTAGGCGCCTACCGCCCCGCCATTTCTCTGACGCGGTCGGCGTAGAGTCGGCCGACGGCTTGTTCGGTGCCATCCTGCAGGCGGGCGACCCAGCGGCCCGAGGCGTTGCGCGAGAAGCCAGCGACGAAATCGCGGCGGACCAGCGCGCTGCGGTGGAGGCGGACGAATTTCGACGGATCGAGGCCTTCCTCGAGCTTGGTCATCGAATAGTGGATCAGCCAGCTGCGCTCGCCGACATGGAGGCGCATATAGTCACGCTCGGCCGAGACGCGGTCGATATCGTCGGCGGCGATGCGCACCAGCCCCGACAGGTCCGATGCCCAGAATTCGGTGAGCCAGGGGCTGTCTTCGTCATCCTTTTCGGCGACGTCGTGGTCGGCCTCGGCGTGCGAGACGATATGGTCGCGGGCGCGATCGATAGCGACCGCAAGCCGCTTCGCATCGACCGGTTTCATCAGATAGTCGACCGCCGCGACTTCGAAGGCGGCGACGGCAAAGCGGTCGAACGCGGTCACGAAGATGACGGCGGGGCTGTTCTTGCCCTTCGACAGGGCACGGGCGACTTCGATCCCGTCCATGCCGGGCATGGCCACGTCGAGGAGCAGCAGGTCGGGGCGCTTTTCCTCGGACAGCGCGACGGCTTCCTCGCCGTCTTCTGCGGTGCCGACCAGTTCGACATCGTCGATTTTCTTGAGGAGCCGTTCGAGCCGTTCGGCGGCAAGCGGCTCGTCGTCGGCAATGACGATCTTGAGGTCAGTCATCGAGATGCTCCGTGTCGGGAATGGCGAGGCTGACGCGATAGCCGCCTTCGACCGGTCCAAAGCGGCAATCGGCTTCGCCTGCAAAATGGGTTTCGAGCCGCTGGCAGACGTTGTTGAGGCCAGTTCCGGTGCCGGTCGGGCGCTTGCCCGGATCGTTGTTGAGCTTGCCGTCCGGCGCGCTGTTGAAGACATCAATCTGCACCCGCGCATCGTCGAGGCGATGTGCGGTGATGGAGAGGGTCACGGGCTGCTTGGTGGCCGAGACGCCATATTTGATCGCATTCTCGATGATCGGCTGCAGGATCAGCGCAGGAACGGTGACGTTCGCCACGTCCTCCGGCACGTCGATATTGATCTTGAGCCGTTTGGGAAAGCGGACTTCCTCGATGTCGAGATAGAGCCGTTGCAGTGCGATTTCCTCGGACAACGGCACCGCAGCGCTCGGGTCGAGCGAGAGTGAAGTTCGGAAGAATGTGGATAGCGCCATGAGCATATCTTCGGCGCGTTCATTATCCTCGCGCATCACCAGCGACGATAGCGAATTGAGCGTGTTGAAGAGGAAGTGCGGGTTAATCTGGTAGCGCAGCGCACGGACTTGCGCCGACTGCGCGGCGGCCTCCGCCTCGGCAAGGCGCTGCTGCGCCCTCGCGACCTGTCCCGCCGACATGCCGGCGAGGTAAATGGCGGACCAGGCGGCGTAGAAGAACACCCACACGGTGGCATATTCGGCAACGGTACGAAGGTTCGCGATGCCGCCCGTGCCGCTTCCGGGGAAGGTGAAGGTCAGGGGATCGTCGCTTCCCCGATAGACGGTCACTTCGGCGCCCTTGCGCTTGATGACCATGCCCTCGACCGTCGTGATCTTCTCGACCCGCTTCTCGGCATTCGAAAAGTCGACATGTGCCGCGAACGTCGCCTGCCCCAGCGAAATGACGAGGCAGGTGGCGGCGGCAATCAAGGCGCGCCGAGGCAGGCTATGCCGGTCGGAGAGCGACCGCAGGACGACCAGAAGGACGATATTGAGAAGAATGCCCGACACCAGTCGGGGCGCGTACGCCGAGACCAGGTGCCACCCCAGATTGTCCCACAGCGCCATGCGCACGAGCAGGGTCGTGACGTAGAGTGTCCACATCGCCGCCATCGAAATGGCGATGATGCGCCATTCGCCACCGGGCTTATCGAGGACACTGGAAATCATTTTCTTCATCTTGTGACACGTAGCGACTGCTCGGGCCCGCGACTACCACCCGTTCGTCCAACGGGCGAAGCGTTCGGTCGCCTGTCGAAATTGCCGGTGGAACGGGGGCCGCGACTGGGCGGTTGATGCCTTGAAACCAGTACAGGAAGGCGATGCCAATGAGCCATCACAAGGACCACCCCAAGGACGAGCCGAGCGAAGAGCTGGAAGAAAAGCTCGAGAAACATCCGCACGACAAGAGTCTCAAGGTCGATGTCGGGTCGGACGAGAGCATGGATGCCTCCGATCCGCCCTCCGCGACCCAGCCTGGAGGCCCTGGCCCCGACGAACCGGTGCCCAGTTCGGGCGCGCCCAAGGAATAATCGCGCTGCTTCAGCAGCTTGTGCGCCAACTTTGGAATCGGTGCGCAAACGCAACAACTCACTCAGATCGTTGCATAATTGCGACAGGCTTGCGGTGAAGTCTTCACTTCGCCGCAAGCACTGTTGCCCGGATGCCGCTCAACCGCTTTCATGAACCCAAGATGCCGCCCGGGTTAAGATTTGGGTAACCATGATCTGACTAAGATGGTGTCGTTAAGGGCAAGAGGCGACAGGCTGGGGGGCCTGTCAGGAGCAGAAAGCGAGACGAGAGATGAGCGACCGGGGAGGGAGCCAGTTGGCCGGAGGGGCCATGCTGATCAGCGAGATGAAGGAATTTGCGAGCCTCGACAAGGCAACGCAACGCTATATTCGCCGCTCGCTCGATGTCGCTTTCGGTCGCACCGATCCGATCGCCACCTGGGCCCGCGACGAGGTCGAGGCCGCCTCGATCACCGCGCAGGGTCGGTTCTACAAGCAGCTCGACCATCTTCGTGCCGACATTCCCGACGACAGCGCGCTAGACATGCTCGAGCCCTTCATGGGAATTCTCGTCACGCTGACCGCGTTCGACCTGGGGCAGGGGCGTCTGCCCAATTTCACCGCCTACCGCTTCCTTTACGAGCGCTTGCTGGGTGCCGCAGTGCGGCCGTGGTTGCCGAGCGCGTTCTGTGCCGCTGCTGCGCTGCCGCAGCTGCACCCCGACCATCGCCGCGAGCTGCTCCAGTCGATTAGCGAGACGGCGGCGACAGCGCCCGGCTGGTCCACGCGCGAGCCGGTCTTCTGGCCGGAATGGGTCGAAAAGGTCGACGTCGCGGCCGCTTGAGGCGTCGCTACAGGTCGAAAATTTCGGATAGTTTCGCGAGGCTCGCTTTGGGGCTCGTGTGGAGGATGAACGTGCCGCCGGCTCGCTCCTCCCACGGTTCGCGTGCGCTGATCCGGTCGTCGACCAGCACGTCGCCGGGCGAACCATGTTTCCATTTGTCACGCGCCATGCAGGTGATGATCTCAAGATCAGGGAAATGCGCCTTCGCCCAGCGCCGTTTCTGTGGCGCTGCCCACTTGCCGAGCGGGAGGCCCGTCAGCAGCGTGGGCTCGAGATGGCGAACCGCGTCGACCATCTCCATCGCGCCCGGCAGCAGGTCGAGCGTCCCGTAAAAATCCGTCGAGCTGGCAATCGTTTTCCAGAAACGACCCTTGCCATAGTCATGCTCATACTCCTCGGGCGTCATGCCGGTGAGCTTGTG
This genomic interval carries:
- a CDS encoding ferritin-like domain-containing protein, with product MFDKNNKDIETLDTLIATTCDSIEGYRDSAEKVDDPQLAATFRECAQERTKVLESLQSQLVANGGEKRDEGSILGAMHRTYLGLKDAVTGSDRQAICNEIETGENYLKEKFDAALSQDELSPQTRQVIQTAQTEIARTGQPVSGIMPTAV
- a CDS encoding energy transducer TonB; this encodes MKRRPTEIPYIPKDKRRSRLAPREGGKILKRNKGVEALRRTDTKKDPEKAKNGCGCAFFLIVGLFAFADQIVEFVGDVFDGEGPRIVTTPPPPPVQEPPTTIILEEGVAQAPRGDVRGVFTPDDYPTASLRAEEEGTVRAIVSVGTDGVPTACDVTQSSGYARLDATTCSIILERARFAPALDAEGQPVEGTYSTPPIRWEIPSS
- a CDS encoding LytR/AlgR family response regulator transcription factor, whose translation is MTDLKIVIADDEPLAAERLERLLKKIDDVELVGTAEDGEEAVALSEEKRPDLLLLDVAMPGMDGIEVARALSKGKNSPAVIFVTAFDRFAVAAFEVAAVDYLMKPVDAKRLAVAIDRARDHIVSHAEADHDVAEKDDEDSPWLTEFWASDLSGLVRIAADDIDRVSAERDYMRLHVGERSWLIHYSMTKLEEGLDPSKFVRLHRSALVRRDFVAGFSRNASGRWVARLQDGTEQAVGRLYADRVREMAGR
- a CDS encoding class I SAM-dependent methyltransferase, which translates into the protein MRMMMMAALAVVATPVAAQDVSIAEAVANVEARSESNVAMDENRHPTQMLDFLGLKAGMDVLDIAGANLYWAEIMAPVVGDTGSIVIWSPNQFYSDEAKARLAEFSARNPRVVGINSEFETPMLGTNRYDFLLINLDYHDAYWESERFGIERMEPRAWAKRLYDALEPGGVMGLADHSAKPGADPRASVEAAHRIDPAVVRADMEAVGFVFEADSDLLANADDDLETNVFDPAIRGKTDRFLMRFRKPE
- a CDS encoding sensor histidine kinase, translated to MISSVLDKPGGEWRIIAISMAAMWTLYVTTLLVRMALWDNLGWHLVSAYAPRLVSGILLNIVLLVVLRSLSDRHSLPRRALIAAATCLVISLGQATFAAHVDFSNAEKRVEKITTVEGMVIKRKGAEVTVYRGSDDPLTFTFPGSGTGGIANLRTVAEYATVWVFFYAAWSAIYLAGMSAGQVARAQQRLAEAEAAAQSAQVRALRYQINPHFLFNTLNSLSSLVMREDNERAEDMLMALSTFFRTSLSLDPSAAVPLSEEIALQRLYLDIEEVRFPKRLKINIDVPEDVANVTVPALILQPIIENAIKYGVSATKQPVTLSITAHRLDDARVQIDVFNSAPDGKLNNDPGKRPTGTGTGLNNVCQRLETHFAGEADCRFGPVEGGYRVSLAIPDTEHLDD